The Sylvia atricapilla isolate bSylAtr1 chromosome 3, bSylAtr1.pri, whole genome shotgun sequence genome has a window encoding:
- the LOC136358569 gene encoding carbohydrate sulfotransferase 8-like, which translates to MRFLPRLGLSAALAIAALLGWRLLLPAPARTRGGAVLSSPVSKCCFPGDLVLEAEKGFTLTLDTFLHVQQLRKRRLRAFCHQEGKFTTLPNSRDEKASLLPSLRVNTKLDLLYCQVPSTGAEEWHQLLEKLEEENVTLPVPLPYRRLHARESWLSEFNQTERKAMLGSYTKVLFVRDPFHRLIATFLQGMGISPSFSSFVQEVLDSGLHNSSVAWKPLVSLCRPCLVQYDYVVMFGFLRQELGHLLRRAGLPAGSLLPELTDSQVHWTYRWLSEQMFSELSAQQRKRLSRFYRWDLAAFPFSSSFLSERPSTTETWEK; encoded by the exons ATGCGCTTCCTTCCCCGCCTCGGCCTCTCGGCCGCCCTGGCCATCGCCGCCCTCCTcggctggaggctgctgctcccGGCGCCGGCCCGCACACGCGGAG GCGCTGTTCTTTCCTCACCCGTGTCCAAATGCTGTTTCCCAGGTGACCTGGTCCTCGAAGCAGAGAAGGGCTTCACTTTGACACTGGACACCTTCCTTCACgtccagcagctcaggaagaggagactgagagcTTTCTGTCACCAAGAAGGCAAATTCACCACGCTGCCAAACAGCCGGGATGAGAAAGCCTCCCTGCTCCCGAGCCTGAGGGTGAACACCAAGCTGGACCTCCTGTACTGCCAAGTGCCATCTACAGGGGCGGAGGAATGGCATCAGCTTTTGGAGAAGCTCGAGGAGGAAAACGTGACGCTGCCAGTGCCGCTCCCCTACCGCCGGCTGCACGCCAGGGAGTCATGGCTGAGCGAGTTCAACCAGACGGAGAGAAAGGCCATGCTGGGGTCTTACACCAAAGTGCTCTTTGTCAGGGACCCTTTCCACAGGCTGATCGCCACGTTCCTGCAAGGCATGGGCATCAGCCCATCCTTCAGCAGCTTCGTCCAGGAAGTCCTGGACAGTGGACTGCACAACAGCAGCGTGGCTTGGAAACCACTGGTCAGCCTGTGCCGGCCCTGCCTCGTCCAGTACGACTATGTGGTGATGTTTGGCTTcctcaggcaggagctgggccacCTGCTGCGCCGGGCTGGGCTGCCTGCGGGCAGCCTCCTCCCCGAGCTCACCGACAGCCAGGTGCACTGGACCTACAGGTGGTTGTCAGAGCAGATGTTCAGTGAGCTGTCTGCCCAACAGAGGAAGCGGCTGTCTCGTTTCTACCGCTGGGACCttgctgctttcccattttCTAGCAGTTTCCTGTCAGAGCGCCCCAGCACCACAGAGACCTGGGAGAAATAG